The Chlorogloeopsis sp. ULAP01 genome window below encodes:
- a CDS encoding TIGR04282 family arsenosugar biosynthesis glycosyltransferase produces the protein MLHLSEIAKQHLIIFTRYPESGKTKTRLIPALGNEGAASLHRQMTEYTLLQVKELQKVIPVSLEVRFAGGNSQLMQDWLGSDLVYQSQGGGDLGKRMERSLVNAFQTGAESAVIIGTDCPSLNTNILAQAFAELQQRNLVLGPAIDGGYYLIGLQYPIPELFTDIDWGTDRVFQQTVDIAHQLNLSVFYLPTLADVDRPEDISIWENILQTSKDKKIK, from the coding sequence GTGCTGCATTTATCAGAAATCGCCAAACAGCACTTGATTATTTTTACTCGCTATCCAGAATCAGGTAAAACCAAAACTCGATTAATACCTGCTTTGGGAAATGAAGGTGCTGCTTCTCTTCACCGCCAGATGACAGAATATACCTTATTGCAGGTTAAAGAATTACAAAAGGTGATTCCCGTTTCATTGGAAGTACGTTTTGCAGGCGGGAATTCTCAATTAATGCAAGATTGGTTAGGAAGTGATCTGGTTTATCAATCTCAAGGTGGAGGAGATTTAGGGAAACGGATGGAGCGATCGCTTGTCAATGCTTTTCAAACAGGAGCAGAATCAGCCGTGATTATAGGCACGGATTGTCCCAGTCTGAATACTAATATTCTTGCACAAGCTTTTGCAGAACTTCAGCAACGTAATCTCGTACTTGGCCCAGCAATAGATGGTGGCTATTATTTAATTGGTTTGCAGTATCCAATTCCAGAATTGTTTACCGACATAGACTGGGGAACAGATAGAGTATTCCAGCAAACCGTGGATATTGCTCACCAACTAAATTTGTCAGTATTCTACTTACCTACCTTAGCTGATGTTGACCGCCCAGAGGATATATCGATTTGGGAAAATATCTTGCAAACGAGTAAAGATAAAAAAATTAAGTAA
- a CDS encoding DUF502 domain-containing protein, which translates to MSANNRHYTSLNKENRDLVIDRWKQDLKNDLIAGLLVVIPLATTIWLTITIATWVVNFLTRIPKQLNPFQGMHPILVNLLDLLVGLMVPLLSILLIGLMARNIAGRWLLDVGERVLQAIPLAGQVYKTLKQLLETLLKDTNGKFRRVILVEYPRRGMWAIAFVTGAVSSDIQANMSRPVLSIFIPTTPNPTTGWYAVVPEEEVVNLSMSIEDAFKIIVSGGIVAPNTPLPPLVIAKDCKLEVSSLESKRQAFPIEDA; encoded by the coding sequence ATGAGTGCCAATAACAGACATTACACTAGCCTAAACAAGGAGAACCGGGATTTGGTAATTGATCGTTGGAAGCAAGACTTAAAAAATGACCTGATTGCTGGTTTATTGGTAGTAATTCCCCTAGCAACAACAATTTGGCTAACAATTACCATCGCCACTTGGGTTGTTAATTTCCTCACCCGTATTCCTAAACAGCTCAATCCCTTTCAGGGGATGCATCCGATTTTAGTCAATTTACTGGATCTCCTAGTAGGACTGATGGTACCCCTTTTGAGTATTTTACTCATCGGTCTGATGGCTAGGAATATTGCTGGTCGGTGGTTACTGGATGTGGGTGAGCGAGTTCTACAAGCGATTCCTTTAGCGGGACAAGTTTACAAAACCCTCAAGCAACTTTTAGAAACATTACTTAAAGATACTAATGGTAAATTTCGCCGGGTAATTTTAGTAGAGTATCCTAGACGCGGAATGTGGGCGATCGCTTTTGTGACTGGTGCCGTTAGCAGCGATATCCAAGCTAATATGTCTCGCCCTGTATTGAGCATTTTTATTCCCACCACCCCCAATCCGACAACTGGATGGTATGCGGTGGTTCCGGAAGAAGAAGTAGTCAACCTATCTATGTCTATAGAAGATGCCTTTAAAATTATAGTTTCTGGTGGTATTGTTGCGCCCAATACACCCCTACCACCTTTAGTGATTGCTAAAGACTGTAAGTTAGAAGTATCATCTCTGGAGTCAAAGCGGCAGGCTTTTCCGATTGAAGATGCTTAA
- the ftsY gene encoding signal recognition particle-docking protein FtsY: MVFNWFRRQHNDSSETSSQEKQRETPSAKPSPPDTAAIETPETEQPATADLLAYAKAAYKNIQQKQQAQPEETPPSEEVTETSPETSASETTVIDTVQPEQKATEEVALPQEEATLIVAAQTTTPESASSEVATVSDSIIPVTADTESQEVTPSVAEGVTIEAPALEQETTTPSTLSFLERAAAERQAKQERLIATAIEVTEPEELQSTIATPEVEEIPELAFDEGFLWSTEVLAAQGRRAEDVSIEEITWLKRLRQGLDKTRRNIVNQLKAIVGQGPLNQAAVSEIEALLLQADVGVEATDYIIEALQKKLREEVLPPEEAIAYLKKILRNMLEQPIQKSQKFSFAPEKDTLNIWLITGVNGAGKTTTIGKLAHLAQKSGYQCLIGAADTFRAAAVEQVKIWGKRSGVEVVANPGKNTDPAAVVFDAIAAATARETELLLVDTAGRLQNKKNLMEELSKIRRIIDKKAPNAKVESLLVLDATLGQNGLRQAEVFCQAANLTGVVLTKLDSTAKGGVALAVVQQLGLPIRFIGAGEGIEDLRPFSSYEFVEALLSG; encoded by the coding sequence ATGGTTTTTAATTGGTTCCGTCGTCAACATAACGATTCCTCTGAAACATCCTCTCAAGAAAAACAGAGGGAAACTCCGTCTGCAAAACCATCTCCCCCAGACACAGCCGCAATCGAAACTCCAGAAACAGAACAGCCAGCAACAGCAGATTTACTGGCATACGCTAAAGCCGCCTACAAAAATATTCAACAAAAGCAACAAGCTCAACCAGAAGAAACTCCTCCTAGTGAAGAAGTCACTGAAACTTCGCCAGAAACATCAGCCTCGGAAACTACTGTTATAGACACAGTACAACCAGAGCAAAAAGCTACTGAAGAAGTGGCACTACCACAGGAGGAAGCAACACTAATTGTTGCAGCACAAACAACCACACCAGAATCTGCCTCCTCAGAAGTAGCAACGGTGTCTGATTCGATAATTCCTGTAACGGCAGACACTGAGAGTCAAGAAGTTACACCCAGTGTGGCTGAAGGAGTAACAATTGAGGCTCCTGCTTTGGAACAGGAAACAACGACACCTAGCACCTTATCTTTTTTAGAACGAGCAGCCGCAGAACGACAAGCAAAGCAGGAAAGACTAATCGCCACTGCTATTGAAGTTACAGAACCGGAAGAGTTACAATCAACTATCGCTACGCCAGAAGTAGAAGAAATACCGGAACTGGCTTTTGATGAAGGATTTTTATGGTCAACAGAAGTCTTGGCAGCACAAGGGCGGCGTGCAGAAGACGTTTCGATTGAAGAAATCACCTGGCTTAAAAGGCTGCGTCAGGGTTTAGACAAAACCCGTCGTAACATTGTAAATCAACTCAAGGCAATTGTCGGTCAAGGGCCACTCAACCAAGCCGCAGTTTCAGAAATAGAAGCCCTGCTGCTGCAAGCTGATGTGGGTGTAGAGGCAACAGACTATATCATCGAAGCTTTACAGAAAAAGCTGCGCGAAGAAGTATTGCCACCAGAAGAGGCGATCGCTTACCTCAAAAAAATCCTCCGAAATATGCTGGAGCAGCCGATCCAAAAATCTCAAAAGTTTTCCTTTGCTCCAGAAAAAGACACTTTAAACATTTGGTTAATCACTGGAGTTAATGGGGCTGGTAAAACCACAACCATTGGCAAACTAGCTCACCTAGCACAAAAATCTGGCTATCAATGCTTAATTGGAGCAGCAGATACCTTCCGAGCTGCTGCTGTCGAACAAGTAAAAATTTGGGGCAAACGCAGTGGCGTGGAGGTAGTTGCCAATCCTGGCAAGAACACCGATCCGGCTGCTGTGGTTTTCGATGCGATCGCAGCAGCAACAGCACGAGAAACAGAGTTATTGCTGGTAGATACCGCAGGAAGGCTGCAAAATAAGAAAAATTTAATGGAAGAACTCAGTAAAATCCGTCGCATTATCGACAAAAAAGCCCCTAATGCCAAAGTAGAATCACTGTTAGTTCTTGACGCCACACTAGGTCAAAATGGATTGCGGCAAGCTGAAGTTTTTTGCCAAGCTGCCAATCTTACGGGCGTGGTTTTAACCAAACTCGATAGCACTGCCAAAGGAGGTGTTGCCTTAGCGGTGGTGCAGCAGTTGGGCTTGCCTATTCGCTTTATTGGTGCTGGTGAAGGTATTGAAGATTTGCGCCCTTTTTCTAGCTACGAGTTTGTCGAAGCACTCTTAAGTGGCTAG
- a CDS encoding glycosyltransferase family 2 protein, with protein sequence MLSIYILTYNEEIDIAACIESAMQSDDIIIVDSCSSDRTVEIARRYPVRIVEHEFESHGRQRTWMLENIPPKHEWVYILEADERMTLELFAECEQAIQNPDYIGYYIAERVIFLNQWIRHSTQYPRYQLRLFQHGKVWFTDYGHTEREVCDGATGFLKETYPHYTCSKGLSRWIEKHNRYSTDEAKETLYQLENGTVNWQSLFFGSSEVERRRALKDLSLRLPARPLLRFLYMYFILGGCWDGRAGLAWCVLQMFYEYLILLKAWEIRDTTKPSLETKALESKVI encoded by the coding sequence ATGTTATCAATTTACATATTGACCTACAACGAAGAGATAGATATTGCTGCTTGTATTGAGTCGGCGATGCAATCGGACGATATTATTATTGTAGACTCATGCAGTAGCGATCGCACTGTGGAAATTGCTCGTCGCTACCCTGTGCGTATAGTTGAACATGAATTTGAAAGTCATGGACGTCAGCGAACTTGGATGTTAGAAAATATACCTCCTAAACATGAATGGGTATATATTCTCGAAGCTGATGAACGTATGACACTAGAATTATTTGCTGAATGCGAACAAGCAATTCAAAATCCTGACTATATTGGCTACTATATTGCTGAACGCGTGATTTTCTTGAATCAATGGATTCGTCACAGTACACAATATCCCCGTTACCAACTGCGACTTTTTCAGCACGGCAAAGTTTGGTTTACAGATTATGGTCATACAGAACGAGAAGTCTGTGACGGAGCAACAGGTTTTTTAAAAGAAACTTATCCTCATTACACGTGTAGCAAAGGTTTAAGCCGTTGGATTGAGAAACACAATCGTTACTCTACAGATGAAGCCAAAGAAACGCTGTATCAATTAGAAAATGGAACAGTTAACTGGCAAAGTTTGTTTTTTGGTAGCTCGGAGGTTGAACGTCGCCGTGCTTTGAAAGATTTATCCTTACGATTACCTGCTAGACCTTTACTACGTTTTTTGTATATGTATTTTATCCTGGGTGGCTGCTGGGATGGACGAGCTGGATTGGCTTGGTGTGTATTACAGATGTTCTACGAATATCTAATTTTGCTCAAAGCCTGGGAGATTAGGGATACTACTAAACCAAGCTTAGAGACAAAAGCTTTGGAAAGCAAAGTTATATAA
- the hpsE gene encoding hormogonium polysaccharide biosynthesis glycosyltransferase HpsE encodes MNNCLEFTVAIPTYNGANRLPKLLECLRNQINTENLSWEIIVVDNNSTDNTSQVIQAYQENWQCSYPLKYSFEEKQGAAYARKRAVMEAKGQFIGFLDDDNYPTPTWVSAAYAFGKQHPQTGAYASQIHPEWEVEPPENFERIAPFLAITERGSLPLLYKAHKKLLPPSAGLVVRRQAWLDSVPNQPILTGRVVGNMLTSEDLEMLSYIQKFGWEIWYNPAMEIYHKIPRFRLTKEYLIPFFRGIGLSRHVTRMLNIRPQMKLLLYLAYMFNDLRKLIFHLIKYGWKLNNDLVIDCEMQLLLSSLVSPFYLWKYGYLKHKK; translated from the coding sequence ATGAATAATTGTCTTGAATTTACTGTCGCAATCCCAACTTATAACGGAGCAAATCGTCTACCAAAACTATTAGAATGTCTACGAAATCAAATTAATACCGAAAATTTATCTTGGGAAATTATTGTTGTAGACAATAATAGTACTGATAATACATCTCAAGTTATTCAAGCTTATCAAGAAAATTGGCAGTGTTCTTATCCTTTAAAGTATTCTTTTGAAGAGAAACAGGGAGCAGCATATGCACGCAAACGAGCAGTTATGGAAGCTAAAGGTCAATTTATAGGTTTTCTAGATGATGATAATTATCCTACACCCACTTGGGTATCAGCTGCTTATGCTTTTGGTAAACAACATCCCCAAACAGGCGCTTATGCTAGCCAAATTCATCCTGAGTGGGAAGTAGAACCACCAGAAAATTTTGAGAGAATTGCTCCATTTTTAGCAATTACAGAACGAGGAAGCTTACCTCTGCTGTATAAAGCCCATAAAAAATTATTACCCCCTTCTGCTGGACTGGTTGTGCGTCGTCAAGCTTGGCTAGATAGTGTACCTAATCAACCTATTTTAACTGGTAGAGTAGTAGGTAATATGCTTACCAGCGAAGACTTAGAGATGTTGTCTTATATCCAAAAATTCGGATGGGAAATTTGGTATAATCCAGCAATGGAAATCTATCATAAAATTCCTAGATTTCGCTTAACAAAGGAATATTTAATACCCTTTTTCCGTGGAATTGGACTTAGTCGTCATGTAACTCGGATGCTGAATATAAGACCTCAAATGAAATTACTCTTATATTTAGCTTATATGTTTAATGACTTACGAAAACTTATTTTTCATCTGATTAAGTATGGCTGGAAATTGAATAATGATTTAGTAATAGATTGTGAAATGCAACTATTATTAAGTAGTTTAGTTAGTCCTTTTTATCTTTGGAAATATGGGTATTTAAAGCACAAAAAATAG
- a CDS encoding type II secretion system protein, translating to MKIYENLYNLLRTIKYSKTNFSSGFTLLETLTVILIIGILSAVAAPSWLAFVNTRRLNVAQNEVYRAMRQAQSEAKKEKLTWQASFRNNNGIVQWAVHPASINPTNANWNNLDSNIRLDGETILQESGGVKRIRFDYMGSVDKPPLGRITLSSKHGGKAKRCVFVSTILGAMRTAKEQAQPDPNGKYCY from the coding sequence ATGAAGATATACGAAAACTTATATAATTTATTACGAACAATAAAATATTCCAAAACTAATTTTAGTAGTGGTTTTACACTGCTAGAAACATTAACCGTTATTTTAATAATTGGGATATTATCGGCTGTAGCAGCACCCAGTTGGCTAGCTTTTGTGAATACTCGCCGTCTCAATGTTGCTCAAAACGAAGTTTACCGCGCCATGCGCCAAGCCCAAAGCGAAGCCAAAAAGGAAAAATTGACTTGGCAAGCTAGTTTTCGCAACAATAACGGTATTGTTCAATGGGCTGTTCATCCTGCTAGTATCAATCCAACTAATGCTAACTGGAATAATTTAGATTCTAATATTCGCTTAGATGGGGAAACGATCTTACAAGAGTCTGGTGGGGTGAAGCGAATTCGATTTGACTATATGGGTAGTGTTGATAAACCTCCTCTGGGTAGGATAACTCTATCTAGTAAACATGGTGGCAAAGCTAAACGCTGCGTTTTTGTCTCTACAATTTTAGGAGCAATGCGAACTGCTAAAGAACAAGCTCAACCCGATCCAAATGGTAAATATTGCTATTAA
- a CDS encoding HpsJ family protein, translating into MNNRLAAIIAARTLKVAGIILILSFLLDVLILLFPFQPTDRTWQIDLATALVDRGIVPMVGLGLLFAGYWADSTDDGRSSGIDLRFPALILSSILGLIFLLIFPLHLNNVRQVSDQRVEQINQEAEQAETQLKNQLSQVQAQLSNEQVKAELEKQKNQVRTQFAELLKDEQKYQQALNNPNLPAAQKELLKKFKANPQELDKFLAQQSDPQQAATQQLNRIRQSKEEAEKQAKQRAWKSGLRIGMNSLLLSIGYIILGWTGLRSMNAGKGGVPKTSIR; encoded by the coding sequence ATGAATAACCGTTTAGCTGCCATCATCGCTGCCCGTACGTTAAAGGTAGCCGGGATAATCTTAATTTTGTCCTTTTTACTGGATGTTTTAATTCTGTTGTTTCCCTTTCAACCAACCGATCGCACTTGGCAAATCGATTTGGCAACAGCGTTAGTAGATCGGGGTATTGTACCGATGGTAGGGTTAGGTTTGCTCTTTGCTGGCTATTGGGCTGATAGTACTGATGATGGACGTTCGTCGGGTATAGACTTGAGATTTCCAGCGTTAATATTATCGAGCATCTTAGGCTTGATATTTTTGCTAATTTTTCCCTTGCATTTAAATAATGTACGTCAAGTTAGCGATCAAAGAGTTGAACAAATCAATCAAGAAGCTGAACAAGCAGAAACTCAGCTGAAAAATCAGCTATCACAGGTGCAAGCTCAATTAAGTAATGAACAAGTAAAAGCTGAGTTAGAAAAACAAAAAAATCAAGTTAGAACTCAATTTGCCGAACTACTGAAAGATGAACAAAAATATCAACAAGCACTTAATAATCCCAATCTTCCCGCAGCTCAAAAAGAATTACTCAAGAAGTTTAAAGCCAATCCCCAAGAGTTAGACAAGTTCCTTGCTCAACAAAGCGATCCGCAGCAAGCTGCAACTCAACAACTCAATCGAATTCGTCAAAGTAAAGAAGAAGCCGAAAAACAAGCCAAACAAAGAGCTTGGAAGTCTGGATTGCGAATCGGGATGAATAGTTTGTTACTGTCCATCGGATACATTATTCTTGGTTGGACAGGATTAAGAAGTATGAATGCTGGCAAAGGTGGTGTACCTAAAACTAGCATACGCTAA
- a CDS encoding PP2C family protein-serine/threonine phosphatase produces MPVPHLPSEPTDSNSSAATDVTPVVALKELVARLHREQNKIQDLLSSLGFALRSFNNLNQFLELIPLMATRVTDADGSALFLYKPNGQVRLEQLHWQDSRQRKNIRKALETASSQIIHVPNTPPLATSTGILDDHMHRYLGPDMQIFGTAILVKHVERGWLYVLSRDPEYSWTETRQKLVRLVADQTAVAIENDELAVELRKKERLDQELEIGAEIQRRLLPRQCPSIPGVTLAARCKPANRVGGDYYDFIPTNQNLIFQPNYNPEREVSSWALVIGDVMGKGVPAGLIMTMMRGMLRGEVLHSNSPAQILQNLNRVMYADLENSNRFVTLFYSQYDPPTRTLSYSNAAHNPPLWWHATTKTITRLDTLGMLIGLDANSQYEDAKARLEPGDTIIYYTDGLTDAASSSGDRYDEENLVNEFSAACRYCHDPQEILDYLFERVQHFIGADKQNTDDMTLVVLQVD; encoded by the coding sequence GTGCCTGTGCCTCATCTGCCTTCTGAACCTACCGATAGTAATAGTAGTGCCGCAACCGATGTGACTCCAGTTGTGGCACTCAAAGAACTTGTGGCAAGGTTGCATCGTGAGCAGAACAAAATCCAAGATTTGTTAAGTTCTTTAGGATTTGCCCTCAGAAGCTTCAATAACTTAAATCAGTTTTTGGAGCTGATTCCGTTGATGGCAACAAGAGTAACAGACGCAGACGGTAGCGCATTGTTTCTCTATAAGCCCAATGGTCAAGTCAGGTTAGAACAGCTACATTGGCAGGATAGCCGTCAAAGAAAGAATATCCGTAAAGCGCTAGAAACTGCTAGCAGTCAAATAATTCATGTGCCAAACACGCCTCCATTAGCAACCAGTACAGGTATTTTAGATGACCATATGCATCGCTATTTGGGGCCAGATATGCAAATCTTCGGTACAGCAATTCTGGTAAAGCATGTGGAACGAGGTTGGCTCTATGTTTTAAGCCGCGATCCAGAATATAGTTGGACAGAAACCAGACAAAAGTTAGTCCGCTTGGTGGCAGATCAAACCGCAGTAGCGATTGAAAATGATGAACTTGCCGTAGAGCTACGGAAAAAAGAACGCCTCGATCAGGAATTGGAAATTGGCGCAGAAATTCAAAGGCGGTTGCTGCCACGTCAATGCCCTAGCATTCCTGGTGTTACTCTTGCCGCTCGTTGTAAACCGGCTAATCGCGTTGGTGGAGACTACTACGATTTTATTCCTACTAATCAAAATTTAATTTTTCAGCCCAATTATAATCCTGAAAGGGAAGTCAGTAGCTGGGCTTTGGTGATTGGTGATGTGATGGGCAAAGGAGTTCCCGCAGGGTTAATCATGACTATGATGCGAGGAATGCTACGAGGAGAGGTTTTGCACAGTAATTCGCCAGCGCAGATTCTGCAAAACTTGAATCGAGTTATGTATGCAGATTTAGAAAATTCTAACCGCTTCGTGACTTTGTTTTACTCACAATACGATCCTCCGACTCGGACTTTGTCTTACAGTAATGCAGCACACAATCCTCCTTTATGGTGGCATGCGACAACAAAAACAATCACGCGCTTGGATACTCTGGGAATGTTGATCGGCTTAGATGCTAACAGTCAATATGAGGACGCTAAGGCTCGCCTAGAACCCGGAGATACTATTATTTACTATACAGACGGCTTGACTGATGCAGCTAGTTCTAGTGGCGATCGCTATGACGAAGAAAACCTTGTAAATGAATTTAGTGCTGCTTGTAGATATTGCCACGACCCACAAGAAATTCTAGACTATCTGTTTGAGCGAGTACAGCATTTTATCGGTGCTGATAAACAAAATACCGACGATATGACACTAGTTGTACTGCAAGTTGATTAG
- the nusB gene encoding transcription antitermination factor NusB, whose product MRPRKPRQIARELALLSLSQLPANPKKLTEEQLPKLVLAAVRTLRSEVQDTLDNAAAELQRSNDRLLSSEVRAADLNSARVMVKEAIASTQTAINQLGAAIEFPELIQLANQDKEVSRYAVEIVRTIDEERNNIDQQISTALVDWQVARLAQIDRDILRIAVAEMMYLEVPNKVAIDEAVELAKRYSGEEGHRFINGVLRRVTEQKQTV is encoded by the coding sequence ATGCGACCCAGGAAACCTCGTCAAATCGCCAGGGAATTAGCGCTTCTGAGCCTCTCCCAACTGCCAGCAAACCCCAAAAAATTGACTGAGGAACAACTACCAAAGTTAGTGCTGGCGGCTGTACGTACTTTGAGATCAGAAGTACAAGATACTCTAGATAATGCTGCAGCAGAACTCCAGCGCAGTAATGATCGCCTCTTAAGTAGCGAAGTTCGTGCTGCCGATCTCAACTCTGCTAGAGTCATGGTAAAAGAAGCGATCGCTTCCACTCAAACGGCTATCAACCAATTGGGTGCAGCAATTGAGTTTCCAGAATTAATTCAACTGGCAAATCAGGATAAGGAAGTCAGCAGATACGCCGTTGAAATTGTCAGAACTATTGATGAAGAGCGAAACAATATAGATCAACAAATATCTACAGCCCTTGTAGACTGGCAAGTGGCTCGTCTTGCCCAAATTGATCGCGATATTTTGCGTATCGCTGTGGCGGAAATGATGTACTTAGAAGTACCTAACAAGGTAGCAATTGACGAAGCAGTCGAACTAGCTAAACGCTACAGTGGAGAAGAAGGGCATCGGTTTATCAATGGTGTTTTACGCCGAGTGACAGAGCAAAAACAGACTGTGTGA
- a CDS encoding S1 RNA-binding domain-containing protein, with translation MNSEAKPSQKADSSFSLDDFARALEQHDYQFQKGQVVHGKVFQLETEGAYVDIGGKSSAFLPREEASLRTVANLSDILPLNEELEFLVIRDQDAEGQVTLSRRQLEIRHLWERLTQMQENSQTVEVRVTNVNKGGVTVDIQGLRGFIPRSHLLERDNLEALKGQILTTSFLEVDRSNNKLILSQRLATRSANFSMLEIGQLVEGKVTGIRPFGVFIDLDGVSALLHIKQVSQKFIDNLEKVFQVNQPIKAVIIDLDEGKGRVALSTKILENFPGEVLENFDEVMTSAQARAERARAKLSE, from the coding sequence ATGAATTCCGAAGCCAAACCTTCTCAAAAAGCCGATTCGTCGTTTTCGCTCGATGATTTTGCTAGAGCACTAGAACAACACGACTACCAGTTTCAAAAGGGACAAGTAGTACACGGAAAAGTGTTCCAGTTAGAAACTGAGGGAGCTTATGTAGATATTGGTGGCAAATCATCAGCTTTTCTTCCCCGTGAAGAGGCTTCTTTGAGAACAGTAGCCAACTTATCAGATATCTTGCCGTTGAATGAAGAACTAGAATTTTTGGTGATCCGGGATCAGGATGCAGAAGGGCAAGTCACTCTTTCACGGCGACAGTTGGAAATTAGACATCTCTGGGAACGACTGACGCAAATGCAAGAAAATTCCCAAACAGTAGAAGTTCGGGTAACTAATGTAAATAAAGGTGGTGTGACTGTCGATATTCAAGGTTTGCGAGGATTTATTCCGCGATCGCACCTGCTCGAACGTGACAATTTAGAAGCACTCAAAGGGCAAATTCTCACTACTAGCTTTTTGGAAGTTGATCGCAGCAACAACAAATTAATCCTTTCCCAACGCTTGGCAACTCGTTCAGCCAATTTTAGTATGTTGGAAATAGGTCAATTGGTAGAAGGGAAAGTAACTGGGATCAGACCTTTTGGTGTATTTATTGATTTAGATGGCGTCAGTGCCTTGCTTCACATTAAGCAGGTAAGTCAGAAATTTATCGACAATTTAGAAAAGGTATTTCAAGTTAACCAACCAATAAAAGCTGTAATTATTGATTTAGACGAAGGTAAAGGTCGAGTCGCTCTTTCTACTAAAATCTTAGAAAATTTCCCCGGCGAGGTACTGGAGAACTTTGATGAAGTGATGACTTCAGCTCAGGCACGGGCAGAACGGGCTAGAGCTAAACTTTCCGAATAA
- a CDS encoding helix-turn-helix transcriptional regulator: MGLVRLKIREFADQKGWTLKEVSDRSGVVYSTLRTYARSPGLATVDFTAIQKLARAFDVMIEELVEVVQE, encoded by the coding sequence ATGGGGTTGGTGAGGCTAAAGATTAGAGAATTTGCTGATCAGAAAGGTTGGACGTTAAAGGAAGTGTCAGACCGCTCTGGTGTAGTATACAGCACTCTCAGAACCTATGCCCGATCGCCTGGATTAGCAACTGTAGATTTTACGGCAATTCAGAAATTAGCGCGGGCATTTGATGTCATGATTGAGGAATTGGTTGAGGTGGTGCAAGAGTAG
- a CDS encoding dienelactone hydrolase family protein produces the protein MAERTIDTATVNLSQANLHIAAYLAQPTEPGSYPGIVVLQEIFGVNSHIRDVTERIAREGYVAIAPALFQRTAPGFETGYTKEDIEVGRNYAWGQTKASELLSDIQTAIDYLKTSPQVKQNQFGCIGFCFGGHVAYLAATLPDIKVTASFYGARITTTTPGGGAPTITRTPEITGALYAFFGMEDASIPTEQVDQIEAELEKYNIPHRVFRYDGADHGFFCDQRASYNPKAAADAWEQVKQLFKEQLNS, from the coding sequence ATGGCAGAGCGAACAATCGATACTGCAACAGTTAACCTTTCGCAAGCTAATTTACACATTGCCGCTTACCTAGCACAGCCAACTGAACCAGGCTCTTATCCAGGCATTGTGGTATTGCAGGAAATTTTTGGAGTTAACTCTCACATCCGCGATGTGACAGAACGTATTGCCCGCGAAGGCTATGTAGCGATCGCACCCGCATTGTTTCAGCGCACTGCTCCGGGATTTGAAACTGGATATACAAAAGAAGATATAGAAGTTGGTAGAAACTATGCCTGGGGGCAAACCAAGGCATCCGAATTGTTGAGCGATATTCAAACAGCTATCGATTATCTCAAAACCTCACCCCAAGTCAAACAAAATCAGTTTGGTTGTATTGGTTTCTGCTTCGGTGGACACGTAGCATATCTTGCTGCAACTCTACCAGACATTAAGGTCACTGCCTCTTTTTATGGCGCACGTATCACTACCACTACACCTGGAGGTGGCGCACCTACTATCACCCGCACACCGGAAATTACAGGTGCTCTCTACGCCTTTTTTGGCATGGAAGATGCCAGCATTCCTACTGAACAGGTAGATCAGATTGAAGCAGAGTTAGAAAAATACAACATTCCTCATCGTGTGTTTCGCTACGATGGAGCTGACCACGGATTTTTCTGCGACCAGCGTGCCAGTTATAATCCTAAAGCTGCTGCTGATGCTTGGGAGCAAGTCAAACAACTGTTTAAAGAACAACTAAACAGTTAA